One part of the Sporosarcina ureae genome encodes these proteins:
- a CDS encoding pyruvate, water dikinase regulatory protein yields MTKFTLFIVSDSVGETAGLVTKAAASQFRHDLETISIKRFSYIEENSQLEEIVFLAKQQQALIVFTLVKSEMREQLHLLCEELKVPSVDLLGPLIDTIGQQLKQEPFEEPGLVRQLDDVYFKKIEAIEFAVRYDDGRDTRGMLEADIILLGVSRTSKTPLSQFLANKGFKVANVPLVPEVDPPSELFSVDPMKCFGLYISVGQLNSIRKSRLETLGLKDDANYAKITRIQQEIDYFNEITTRIGCDVIDVTNRAVEETANTILKTLSARKAN; encoded by the coding sequence ATGACAAAATTCACATTATTCATCGTATCGGATTCTGTTGGAGAAACTGCAGGTCTTGTGACAAAAGCAGCCGCTAGCCAGTTCCGTCATGATTTGGAGACGATTTCGATAAAAAGGTTTTCTTATATAGAGGAAAACTCGCAGTTAGAGGAAATTGTGTTCTTGGCGAAGCAACAACAAGCATTGATTGTCTTTACATTGGTTAAAAGTGAAATGAGAGAGCAGCTTCATTTACTTTGCGAAGAGTTGAAAGTACCTTCGGTGGATCTACTCGGTCCATTAATAGATACAATTGGGCAGCAGTTGAAACAGGAACCATTTGAAGAGCCTGGACTGGTCAGGCAGTTGGATGATGTGTATTTCAAAAAAATTGAAGCGATCGAATTTGCGGTTCGTTACGATGATGGAAGAGATACACGAGGTATGTTGGAAGCGGATATCATATTACTAGGTGTTTCACGGACTTCTAAAACGCCTTTGTCTCAATTCCTTGCTAATAAAGGATTTAAAGTAGCAAATGTGCCGCTTGTCCCAGAAGTGGATCCACCGTCAGAACTATTTTCCGTTGATCCAATGAAATGTTTTGGTTTGTATATTTCTGTTGGGCAATTGAATTCAATTCGGAAATCACGTCTAGAAACATTAGGGTTGAAAGATGACGCAAACTATGCGAAAATAACACGTATTCAACAAGAGATAGATTATTTCAATGAAATCACTACACGCATTGGTTGCGACGTCATTGATGTGACGAATCGTGCGGTAGAAGAAACAGCCAATACCATTCTCAAAACACTTTCAGCAAGGAAGGCCAACTGA